Proteins encoded within one genomic window of Humulus lupulus chromosome 1, drHumLupu1.1, whole genome shotgun sequence:
- the LOC133831042 gene encoding uncharacterized protein LOC133831042 has translation MAQPQLPTPPPAPLPVTYGFEPFYERFIKQAPPTFEGKADPMVAGDWLRSVESIFDHMELNDRHRISCEAHLLKLDAQIWWDVVKQTRDLNTMTWADFVQAFSKKYYSVTVLATKVDEFVTLVKGNLSVTNYAQKFDRLAKFSPEVVRVQRFMTGLKPMIDRDVKMISAEVVSYAKVLDKEIEAEYLEDRIWKGNAARREAH, from the coding sequence ATGGCACAGCCTCAGCTGCcaacaccaccacctgcaccactacctgTGACTTATGGGTTTGAGCCATTTTATGAGCGCTTCATAAAGCAAGCCCCACCAACCTTTGAAGGGAAAGCTGATCCCATGGTGGCGGGGGATTGGTTAAGATCAGTTGAGTCCATctttgatcatatggagttaaatGATCGCCATAGAATCTCATGTGAAGCCCACTTACTCAAGTTGGATGCACagatatggtgggatgtggttaAACAGACTCGCGACttgaataccatgacttgggcagaCTTCGTTCAGGCATTTAgcaagaagtattatagtgtgaCCGTGTTAGCAACCAAAGTAGATGAGTTTGTGACTTTGGTTAAGGGAAACCTATCTGTCACTAACTATGCGcagaagtttgataggttggctaaATTTTCTCCTGAAGTTGTGCGTGTCCAAAGGTTCATGACGGGACTCAAACCAATGATTGATAGGGACGTTAAGATGATCAGTGCTGAAGTGGTTAGTTATGCTAAAGTACTGGATAAGGAAATCGAAGCAGAATACTTGGAGGATCGGATATGGAAGGGCAATGCTGCCCGAAGGGAGGCCCACTGA